The following nucleotide sequence is from Apium graveolens cultivar Ventura chromosome 4, ASM990537v1, whole genome shotgun sequence.
CcattaattaattattttctgagttatttatttttccataaaatttaaaattcttaaatttaaatctgtcttaaataataatttatgttttatttaatttttaagaaaattcgaaattcttgaaaattagattttacgtaattatttatttttgattaatttattttctaagaaaattaaaaatattagaaatttaaatttctcttaaatattaaattaagggtactcaaaggattggtagactcaggattcctccgggcttttgtacagtcacacagtggtttgtaccaatgctatatttatccgggaatcaatgagatcatacaggcaggaattgcagaggtcagagagaatagtgggacaaacaaacatctcagttacatgcagtaaagTCGGAACCTCAGGACAGAttgtaagagttactgatagctgaatcagaagaagctctggtaaaagtacttgagggactggatgtcagggcagtgtttcataTGTCAGGAAAGTTTGGTCACATTGGATTCAGATATAATACAGAAACTATATgcaaggatcaagcctatctattccgaagcagagacttttacagattcagttcaagaggtgatttCAAGACTGAGATTGGAACAttaacaagatttgatagctacatgtttgacaagcaatatgtgtcaagtaactatcaggggttttgctacaacagaacaagaagcttgacaaaaaAGGATGAGTAgagattcagttgaagagttaagacaaaggtggaatgttttcttagggaagcagccagtcaaaacttataatgcacgggaaagagttgggatggatcagatgatgagaatcatgaatatcttgctttcatagcaatctctgaagatgatccaactcacatatctcaggtttcaatttcttgaaccactgcaatattttgctctcaatatttaatgcatgataagatcatagtgtttaaatgtttaacacttgcacaagcatgataacatcacacatagataatgctgaactagttcactagattatttttctggtaactgggattgatgtttacttgtgcatgttactttagatgatcttaaatatgtgtttgaatatttgttgaacatgattaattgctttagtggTATAGatgttttccagcatataagacctttgtttttGCTTATTCTCTGTATCCTATTATAATATGATTTGCTCATTTattctgaattgtttgttaagatgtattagtttattaTTGGATTGAGATAActagatgagatttatcaacAAGATTGGACTAGATAAAATTaatgatttatttgttaattctgtttgttccatatcatgcttgtcttgcttaattcttatatgtaatgtttctgaatgaatgccacGTATTCTTAATACAATGTTTGCCTATTTcaatgccatgaatgcatctcttagtacttgcattaattggagaaaaagcatgtttagaattacaatagggcaaagactgctagtcctccttatgtaaggttggaaccattttcccctagcctagagatagatttgtcaagggtatcaaaatggagaaaatggtcagtcaaagataataATTAGCATGATAAAGTTGCATCTGTTGGTATCTTTGTTTATAgtaatatctctaatccatctggacccaaactaataagtggggtaccaagaactgttaatccatttgtgagtgcaggacataacaggtcaattgattcttatatattcttggtaattcatactcaaggcatatgatcaaagaaagagcctcacaatcatATGTGATTGaaaaaagctattccgtcaataatctttggagatgatagcaaaggtttccattacgggacaagctatacagaaaaagggatgtcaatggattcaacaatttctatcactgataacaactaatcgTTGGAGTCACTAATAACggttgaagcaacttccttgctggagaatcaaggcacagatactcttatcagacagttctgcatcaaaggacaaaatgtcaattcaatgaatgattagtgtctcatctgaagcaggaagattgagaagcttgctcttcttagagtaaggaaaggaaatgctcgtggctagactggaatctcaggaaaggtgaagtcaatggtttctaccgtaaatcttcatctgacaaaagtttagctatggcattagaagctctcactCTTTGGACATCAACTCAAGAAACTCTTCTATAAAAAaggttagtgagaggactgtctcatctggaattcagaaggatgataaatgtAAGGCATGTCaagaagagaagtcaaagacaacatcacatcaaagtaaagatatacctcagtgatggtggttgactactcttatgaaacaaagttattgttcgtgcgttctcaagataagacatcacatatggtgattgatcacatcaGAAGATCAAGCTGAAAGCAACTGTAAGAGACATATTCAGTACTAGGtagctccgtgtcagaatggagtggtacaaaggaagaaccggaacttgactaaagctacaagggaaatatcaaacTAATCAAGAtcttctaaataccaaagggttggagcagtcaaaacagtttgcaacaagtaagatcaagccttgatctggatgtatacatgaagaccactaatgagttaatggccaacagaagcaaacactggataacctcaaagtgtttggagagaaagttctacagttaggatattttccatggctactcagtggagtctacaacctacagggcatttatggttgatcaacagaagatgattgaaagtctaaatgcatagttcaacaactccatgctccaagttgttaaaggagaaattaatggtattgatgattcatatccaagcaatGGAATGGCAGTGTATCAACACATCTCATTACTTCAATGAAGCAAGTCtgcaagggtaaggattttcaggaaatcccagcaacagcttagggggtgcaatagaaggatcaactaatcagacacaacaccacattaaatatcaagaggacactacaagaacatatTTGCTGAGACAAATGGTTTGATGTATAGGCACGTCTATGAGTCACTCAAATGAGATTGAGTTTATGAAGTTAAATGTTACACAAATTTTTTtgttgaatttttttaaaaaaggttTTCTGTTTGGTGTTGCATGTGTATCTAATTTTGTTTGTTACATAGGTGGTTCACCCTATCCATGACCAGACGTTTTACTTGACTACAGAGCATAAAAGAAGGCTGAAGGAGGAATATGGTTAGTTTGACATCCATATAAATGCCAACTGCTACATATATGTGTACGATTACAATTCATGTTTTGTTGTTGTCTAGGAATAGAACCGTGGACATTTGTTCAAAAACTAGGAGATGCAGTATTTATACCAGTTGGATGCCCTCATCAAGTTAGAAATATTAAGGTAAGTTTCTTTGTTTTCCTGTGTTTTTATTACAGTATCTAAAGTGACAGTTTCTCGTCAGTCAAATTAAGGAATACTTTTGTCTTTCTAACTTTTATCTTTTTATCACTGATATCGGTGTAAATTGTGCATGTTCATGAAAATAATTATAGTACATGTATGAACTATGTAGCAGTGATGCAATAACTAATAAATACACACACTTGTTCTTTGTTCTTATATATTACTATTTAGTTTATATACAATATAAATAGATTATTATTTAGGTAGTTTGTGGATAATGTAAGCTaattatttcagaaatttaaTCCAATCTTGTGGAACAGTTTGAAAGCAAATATTTGGTTAAAATATAATGTTCGTGGGTATTGGGGTAGAGGAGCCTGTAAGAAGTTGTTTGTATTTCTTCATGCAAGAATGCCTTCTATTTACTTAAAGAAAGGTATATTCTAATTCGAGAAAGTAGCAAACCATGGATAGTAGTAAGAAGTCAATTACAGAGTTATAAATTAACTGGAGAATACGAGGTAATGTCGAGGGTGATCATGCATTCGAGAGTTCATTGTATTAATTTAAGTTCTATAATCTGTCTAGTCTCACTCATATTGATAATGTACTGCCGATATATATCCTAATCTACACATTTATTGCACATTAGGTTTCAAATTTTAAAACATATTTACAAGTCCTTGTACTCTCCGTGATAAACAGCTGTGTTTGTCTATAATCTATGCATGTACATCTTAGTTTATTAAATCTATCTTGGGACTGCAATTAGTGTTTCTACTGCAGTTTAGAGAGTGTATAATTCACAAAGACCTTTCGAATGGAGCATTGTATCAGTTTAGAATGGGGAAACTAACTGACAACAACTATTGATATTGGAGGTTCTGCATGAAAGCGTATCTTCAAGGACAAGATCTTGGGATATATTGCTGGAGGTGATAAGGATTTGCTTCCAGATATCCCTGAAAGTTCTTAATGAGGGATATAAATAGAATGCAGAAAGCAAATGGAATTATCAAAAATGAAGGTTTCAAGCTCAGCTTTTACACACCAATATATCAAATCATTCTAGATCCATTCCCCTCAATCATTGTTATCATATACCAATAATGAGGGAGTAGGAATATAGGGAATATTCTTAACTAACTAGGAAATGACAACTACACCCTTATTTTACTAATAGCCGTCACTCTAATAGGACATATTGGGTAACCATGAATAAGACAAACTTAAATAAAGATAGCTGAGTTGAGCTGATATTGCATTGCATCCTTATTACTCCACCTCAAGCTGAGCCAGAGAGGGACTTGAAGCTCCAAGCTTGGTCAGTAAGTTGGCATGCTGCTTCACTGTCAAGGTCTTAGTCATTATGTCTGCAAGTTGTGCATGGGAAGGAACATAGTGAGTGACGATGGAGCCAGAGTTTATCTTGTCAGGAATAAAGTGACAGTCAATTTCAATATATTTCGTCCTCTCGTGCAAGACGGGGTTAGCAGCTATGGAGATTGCAGCTAAGTTGTCACATTTGAGTAGTGTGGGAGGTAAGTTCTGCAATCCCATATCGTTCAAGAGTGCTGCAATCCAAGTTATCTCACAGGCTGTCAAAGCCATGGCCCTGTATTCGGCTTCAGCTGTCGATCTAGCCACCACACTTTGTTTTTTAGATTTCCATGATATTGGGGAGCTGCCAAGTAGTATGCAGAATCCAGACGTTGACCTCCTAGTGGTTGCGCAGCTTGCCCAGTCACTGTCATAATAAGCGTGCACCTGAGCTGAAGATGAGTTTGCTAGGAGAATACCCTGAGCTGGATTGTTCACCAGATACCTCAAAACTCTTTTGGCAGCCTGCATGTGTACATTCGTAGGCTTGTGCATATATTGACTCAACACATGGACCGGAAATGTGATATCAGGTCATGTCACAGTCAGATATATTAATTTTCCCAACAATTTTTGGTAGGGATGAGGATCCACTAAAGGTTCTCCTTTTTCAGGGTGTAACTTCAGGTGACAGTCCATTGGAACTTTTACTGATGCTACATTTTGCATACTAAAATCTGCAAGCAAATCCAGTGTATATTTCTTTTGGGATACAAAGTAGCCAGCATCAGTTTTGTCTATTTCTAAGCCCAAGAAGTACCTCACATTTCCCAGATCCTTCATGTGAAATGACTTTGACAACAGAGCTTTGAGAGAGTTGATTTCCTCATTGGAATTTCCATAAATGAGTAGATCGCCTACATATTTTAGCACAAGGGTGATTTTTGATTCATTCCTATTTGTGAAGAGACTGTAATCAGTCTTTGATTGTAAGTAACCTAGCGTGATCAAATTTTGTGAGAGTTTATTGAACCAGAGTCGGGGACTTTGCTTCAAACCGTACAAAGATTTTACAAGCTTGCACACCATTGTTTGTGGTGTAGAAGCTTGATGTATAGATACCATGCTGCCCCAGCCTTTGTAACCTTGAGGACATTTCATATACACAGTCTCAAGAAGGTCACCGTGCAGAAAAGCATTCGCGACGTCCATCTGAATAGCAATCTAGCCGTTCATTGCAGCCACAGCTAATAATGTTCTGACTGTAGTAAGCTTTGCCACCAGGGCAAAGGTGTCTAGATAGTCTATGCCATAGACTTGCTTGCAACCCAACACTACCAATCGAGCTTTATGCCTCTCAACTGTCCCGTCTGGATTAAATTTAGTTTTGAACaaccatttgcacccaatagcTTTCTTGTTTTGTGGTAGTGTAGTGACTTCCCACGTTCCATTATCCTCCAGAGCTGACAACTCTCTGTTCATAGCGTCTACCCAATGTGCTTCTTGCACTGCTTGATTGAATGTTACAGGATCATTGTTGTTGGATAGAGATGCCAAGAAGCAATTGAATTGAGGATTGACAACTTGATCAGCAACATACGATATGTTGGCATTTGGTGGTGCTGTATGAACAAAGTTTTCCAACCAAGCAGGTGTTTTTGTGACTCTGGTAGATCTTCTTAACACTGGGGACTCCTAAGATGTTTCCTCATTGTCAGACATATCTGGTGCTTCATCTGTCTCAGTGACAAATATGTCATCATCACTAGTATTTTTCAATTTAGGCAGTTGTGGCATTATACAAGGAACAGGTTGAACATATGTTTGGGGTGAGGTAGGATTTAAGGGAAACACAGTCTCGTGAAATATGGCATCTCGAGTAACAAACATCTGCATATTTGTCAAGTTCAGTAATTTGTAGCCTTTCTGGTTATGAGGGTATCCAATCATCACACAAGGTACTAATCTCGGTTCAAATTTTTCATGAGTTTGGCTTGGGTTAGACGCCAGTGTCAAACAACCAAAGGCTCTCAAATTGTTAAATGACACAGGCTCTTTGTGAAGTATTTTATATGGGATTTTGTGATTTAAGGCTTGTGTGGGTAGTCTGTTTATTAGGTAAGTGGCAGTCATCACAAACTCTCCCCAGTAGGACAAAGAAAGTCCAGATTGAAATTTCAAACATCTTGCAATCTCTAGAATTTGCCTGTGCTTTCTCTCAACCCTAGCATTTTGCTGAGGTCGATTTACACAAGATTTTTGATGAATAATTCCATAAGTTTTGTAAAACTGAGTGCAAGCAACATCTGCAAATTCAGGTGCATTATCTGAACGAATAGACTTAATAGCAGCAGCAAATTAAGTACAAACATACTTGTAAAAGCTTTGAATACAGGTTGCATAATCTGATTTGTTCTTCATCAAGAAAATCTAGGTATACCTTGTGTTATCATCAACTACTGTTAAGAAGTACTTAAATTTACCTCTAGTATTGACTTTATAAGGACCCCGAGTGTCGATGTGTATCAAGTCAAATGGCATTTTAGCACAAGTATCACTCAATTTGTAAGGCAATTTAGTAAATTTAGCCATTGGGCATGTAAGACATACATGGTTAGGTTTACTCAACTGAGACATTAAGGCATTTATGTGTTTCATTGTAGATGCTACAGAGTGGCCCAACCTTAGATGCCATTTGGTGAAGTCTGGATCATTATGCTGAGCTGAAGTTACTGGTGTTGCACTCTCCCCCTTGCTGCAATTTCCAGCTACATGTGCATTTTCTTCAAGATAGTATAGGCCATCCACCAGTACCCCTGTAGCTTGTACCCTGTGAGTGTCTGAATTTGTAATCTGGCAACCAGTTGTAGTGAAGACCACCCCACATTTGTTGTCTCGAGCCAGTTTATGAATGGACAAGAGATTATGTTTAAATTATGCGACTACAAGTATATTAGACAGCACCAGGCCATTTTGCAGGACAACATCACCCATGTGTGTAATTCGAGAAGCATCACCAGTTGGGAGATTTATTGTCAAGTGAGATGGGACAGGTCTTATATTGGATAAATTAGAGGTTGTAGAAGTCATGTGATCACTGGCTCCAGAGCCAATAATCCAGGCATTATGTTTAGCAGTAGACAGGTTGCAAGTAACCATTACAGAGAAGCATACATCAAGTTCTGCATCTGTTTCTGAGTCTTTTAAGGATTGGACTAATGTACTTGGCATAAATTTCAGTAGGTGTTCCAGTTGCTGAGCTGTGAAATGCACTTCTTGACTTTGCTATTCAGGTGTGAGGCTGACATTATTAGCAAATCTGGGATTATTTTTGTTGGTGTTGCTCCATCTCTGAGCTGAGCTGGTATTTGCTGGTTTTGACATGGGTTTTTTGTGTTTGAGGTGCCATTTTGGGTATCCAACAACTGTCCAGCATCTGTCTTCATAGTGACCTCTACCTCCACAAGCACTACAAATCAAGGGTTTATTATCTCCAACCGCTTTGTTATCTCCAAACCCTTTACTGTACATAGCTGAGAATTCAACATCAGTAGGAGCCAACACATCCCTTTGGGATTCTTCCTGCTGTATGACAGCGCAAGCTGTTTCTACATTAGGGAGGGGATGATTCATCAAAAGTTGGCTTCTCATAGGACCatatactttattaagtccatTTAAAAACACAAAACAACCTAGATTCAGACCTCTGAGTTTCAATTGCAGCAAGGCAGTAACTTCAGGGGATACAGTAGTTATAACAGGCAACAAGTTCATAGAATCAAGTTCCTCCCACATAGAGGTTAATCCAGTGTAATAATCATTTACTTTCAGAGAACCTTGTTTCATGCCTAGTAATTCTTTGTTCATCTTGTATTTTCTTGAGCCATTACTCAATTGAAAAAGCTTCGCAAGTTGTTTCCAGATTTCACTAGCAGAGTTTATAAACAAAATGGACTTTTTAATGCTATCACAAACATTATTATGAAGCCAGGATATTACCATGTCATTACAGGTGTCCCATTGTCATTTGAGAGCTTCATCAGTTGTGCTCCTTTCCACAGTGCCACGAACAAACCCCAGTTTTCGTTTAGCTGAGAGTTGGATCTCAAACAACCGTTTCCAAGTCCTGTAATCTGCAGGTCCTTGTAGTTTCTCAACACTAATAGAAGTCGGTCCATCAGATGGGTGAAGAAATAACGGGTTTTGCATATCAGCAAACATAAATCGTCCCCCATTAGCCATTAGACTTCAGTGCTTTGAAGAATATTTCATATCTGAGCTGATATTGATATGAGAATGAATATGTGATGAGATGCTGAGTCTAACCTGTAATATGGTGATTACAAACTGCACACACGCTCTGATACCATAATGAGGGATAGAAATAGAATGCAGAAAGCAAATGGAATTATCAGAAATAAAGGTTTCAAGCTCAGCTTTTATACACCAATATATCAAATCATTCTAGATCCATTCCCCTCAATCATTGTCATCATATACCAATAATGAGGGAGTAGGAATATAGGGAATATTCTTAACTAACTAGGAAATGACAACTACACCCTTATTTTACTACTAGCTGTCACTCTAATAGGACATATTGGGTAACCATGAATAAGACAAACTTAAATAAAGATAGCTGAGTTGAGCTGATATTGCATTGCATCCTTATTAGTTTTGAAGAAATAAGAAAATGGAAGACCAAGTGAGACAAAGCCTTGTTTGCATTGCGAGGCTATATTTTCAAAGTTTTTATTGATTATAGCTGAGATAAATAGTCGCCACACGACGTCTGTGATACAGTGGTGAAGTTGTTTGATGGGAACAACACGAGGCTTCAATTATTGGAGAACAAATTGCCAAAACGAACCAAGGGCATGACAATTTCTCAATATATTTGGAGAATAAAGAGGTTGTTGCTGAAATTATAGAATTAGATCCGGATGAGCCTATCAAAGAGGCACATATTGCGGTGTCAATAAAGAGTACACCTTTTTTTAACATCCATTTAAAGGATGGGAAAATTAGCCACGTATAGTTGAATTAGGAATTTGTTATCCGATCAAGAAGACCTGTCAATGCAGATGGCAAAAGCctctatttttaaaaaaatgcgAGGGTTTGTTGGAAAAAGGCGCTAGAACAATTACACGAATTGGAAGGGAAATAATTCAAAAGAGCTGATttaaaagaaaagaatttcaATGGAGgagaacattttaaatccaagaatacatatgaaagAGGATGCTAGCCGtgaataaatatataaaaaaggAAGGAAATAATTGGGAAAATTCTCAGTATGAGGCGGAGAAAAAGATAATTGGTAATAGGTGTGGCAAAAGCAAACCTGGACACTTAAAGAAGTATTGTAGATCAAGATTTGTAGAAGAATATACAAGCATTTTTTAAAACAAGAAGGGACATTTAGGTGATTGGGAAACTTATCCTTCAATTGTGATAGTAAGTGTGGAGAACTTTGTACAAAAATCAGCACTAACTTCCATTAATGTAATGCTTTAAATGAAGgttctaattaattattttgcAGATTGGATCATGGATTATGAGTGCATTCATCTTTTGTAAAAAGGATACGTAGGAAGTAAAACAATCAAAGCGGATAACTGCATTTTTTGTTAAAATGAAAGGAAATGTCAAGGTGAAGGCAATGCAAGACCCCATAAATGTGACTAGAGTATACCGCATTTGTGTTATGGAAAAATATCTAATTTTTGTTTCTTAACTTACAAATTCTGGTTGATATATGATTTCAAAATTTTGGAAAACGTCAAGAGCATTGATGTTAATTCAGTATCGCGAGGGAGTAAATCTAATTCCCTTTATGTCTTGTCAGCAAGTGAAGCTTTTGCGGAGAAAATAAGTTGACATGATAAAGCATTCGTATGGCATGCTTGTTTGGTTCTTGTGAGTTATGAAAAGTGGAAATATATTTTAACAAATGATAATGTTGACGAGTTGCCTAACTTGGGAAGCTTTCATCATTAAATTATTTGTCAAGGATGCTAATGGGGTGAAGCACATTGTGTTCCGATTGAATAATTTTCATAGTACAAAACCTTTGCAGCTGATCCATTCTAATTTATCAACAAAAGATGCAAATATGGTTAAGCACAATTGTATTTCATGTGGAAAATCTTCAAAGTACAATCTTTTGCAGGTGATCCATTCATTCTGATTTATGGACAAAACAATGCAGCAATTATACTAGCTCCATCTTGAAATATTAGTCATTTCGATTTATCATATTTTCGCTCGCTCTTATGTTTGATTTTTCTGTGGTCAAATTGACTAAATTTTCATTAAAAATCCCGAGTgcttttttttgtaattttaaaattttgaaaaatcatttgAAAGTGGATTAGccatattttttaattatatattttttaatttttttaattttgtaacCTGGGTAATTTTTGGTCAATTTAGTTGACTATGTTAAATTAAATAGTCAAAACAGTACTCTGACCATGTTTGAAAGTTAAAGATTTTGAGAAAAAATAGCAGATTAAACAAAATCAGAGGTTTGACTAGATAAATCCTCTAATATTAATCTTTTGTGGTTAGTATATTGAAATAGCAATTTGGGCTAAATTCGCCTATTTTGAAAATATTACGAGGAGTTTTTTGAAGTTTTTCTATTAGAAGATTGACATGTGTTTAGTTAAAATACAAACTGTGCCGGACAGTTTCCCTCGAAATACATAAATTCAATAGTTAAAACTGTTTACTCAACTCGCTAGACAAAACAACAAACTCAATACAATAGTCAAAATAACTAATTCAATCCGCTATCGCTAATAGCTAACTGTCAATTACGAAACATAGCCAATATTTTGTGAGGGAAAGAGCAGTTTACTTCACTTTGTTCTATTATTTGTTTTCAACTATACAACTTTTTGTTGGTGTTCATGAAAGAAAAGTTCGATACGTTCTCAATCTTCGGACACGGTGGGCAAGAGAAAGGTAGCAGGGAGCTTTAAAGAAGAATTAGTTGTCTATTGGAGGGGTAGATCCGGCAACGTTCCGTGTCGTGTAGAAACGttccgtgtactttcgtgttttcGTATACCAAAATTTAAACCCGAACCCGATCCGGATTTTCATTCGTGTACCAATTTGGTGACACTAACCCGAAACTAATATATTCGTGTTTACCCGTTTTAGTACACTAAGATACACGAATTATATACGAAAaatattaattgttaaaaaatGCAATATATATTTAAATGGTGAAGTGCTCACTCACGTAATCAAGaaacaataaaatatattttagtatttacaattatatatatgttatttagaataggGAAAATTCACATTTGGTATTTagtatatgtatattatatatttttaaaattttaattatttatttattccgtGTACTTTCGTTCCGTGTCATGTACCTATATTGGAAACCCAAACCCGAAAATAATTATATTTGTGCTTTTTCGTGTGCGTTTACTAAATTTTCGAATCCAAACACTAACTATTCGTGTCGTTTCATACCGTGTTCACGTGTCGTATACCAATATTACCAGGAGGGGTACATCAAAggatttttctaatttttatgAAAGACATGGAATTGAAGACAATTTTTCTTATCCAAGAGactcaacaaaatggagttgttggaCGAAAATCAAGGCACATACATGACGTATATAGAAGTTATATGCCGGAAGAAAGGCTTTATTAAGAGTCATGGGCCAAAGATATGCGATGTGCTTAACATAAAATGCCCTCAAAAGTTATTAACATGAGAATTCAGTGTGAAAAAGGAAAGTTCATGTGTTTGCATAAGTACAATAAATCCATCTCCGCTCATGCATTTAATTTAATGAATCATCAATAATTTAGTGCTCCTATGTATAATATACTGTACATTTGTTGCAAATTAGGTTTCAGATTTTAGAATATATTCAAATTAAATTCTTTCTTCTCTCCGTGATATATCAAATCTATTTTGTGTGTAATCTGTCTTGTGCTTAGTTTATTAAATGACTTGTGCCTTGGTGTTTCTACGCAGTTTAGGGTTTATAATTCACTCATTTCTGAATTAAATTATGAAACTTGAGAGCTACTtgaataaaaaaaaaattctcttCTCCTGTAACACATTGTGTCAcaattttaaattaattgaaGGTGTGGTTAACTTTTTGTTAGTCACTAGTATTTGGCCCGTGCTTTGCACACGTGTCCTTTTTCACATTCtcttttctaaaattcatttatATTCTTTAGGTTATACTAGTTATCTTGCCCGTGCTACACAAACAAAGTTTAGTTATATACGatctatttttaaattttaaagatATATATTCATGAAGTTGCGATAATGTGTACCAACATTTTTACACCAATATCATCCTGTGTAAACACTAAC
It contains:
- the LOC141718989 gene encoding uncharacterized protein LOC141718989, whose protein sequence is MVISWLHNNVCDSIKKSILFINSASEIWKQLAKLFQLSNGSRKYKMNKELLGMKQGSLKVNDYYTGLTSMWEELDSMNLLPVITTVSPEVTALLQLKLRGLNLGCFVFLNGLNKVYGPMRSQLLMNHPLPNVETACAVIQQEESQRDVLAPTDVEFSAMYSKGFGDNKAVGDNKPLICSACGGRGHYEDRCWTVVGYPKWHLKHKKPMSKPANTSSAQRWSNTNKNNPRFANNVSLTPE